One part of the Pseudoalteromonas ulvae UL12 genome encodes these proteins:
- a CDS encoding TolC family protein — translation MTGPIFNAGKNRANLSAAEQRAYQAQLHYEHTVLSALHEVSNSLASFESSKAIFSAQRSLVYSSKEYLRLAQLRYRNGVASSLDLMDAQR, via the coding sequence ATTACGGGCCCGATTTTTAATGCTGGTAAAAATCGTGCTAATCTTTCTGCTGCTGAACAACGAGCGTACCAAGCACAGCTTCATTACGAACACACTGTGCTGTCAGCCTTGCATGAAGTGAGTAATAGTCTTGCCAGTTTTGAAAGTAGCAAAGCTATTTTCTCTGCTCAGCGAAGTCTTGTTTACAGCTCTAAAGAGTATTTACGTTTAGCACAATTACGTTATCGAAATGGAGTAGCTAGCTCACTGGATTTAATGGATGCTCAGCGATAG
- a CDS encoding lipoprotein intramolecular transacylase Lit, which produces MAFFFKSQPAAGVSWVANAYWFFLSVFGLVLFSWLGWQGMRYQQFHFDFLYDAMAIADHIAQYGPQNRHFLGFEQLTKIQHVELFNGIASAIHQQGHGLTELTFSSSYGVQPLLTQAEVVHLTDVALLITGFNQVVFCCAVLSVLLLSAPLLWVKSGPLVTRLPVFNPFGLLCLYAGVGFSILLGVVFVGPKAVFYWLHEVVFPAQHQWFFYYQDSLMTTLMKAPDLFGMITLGLLGYIAVITLVCTYGIRSLLAKVKHSYCP; this is translated from the coding sequence ATGGCGTTTTTTTTCAAATCCCAGCCCGCAGCAGGAGTGAGTTGGGTAGCCAATGCTTATTGGTTTTTTCTTAGTGTCTTTGGGTTGGTATTGTTTAGCTGGTTGGGCTGGCAGGGCATGAGGTACCAGCAATTTCATTTTGATTTTCTCTATGACGCAATGGCAATCGCCGATCATATTGCGCAGTATGGCCCACAAAATAGGCACTTTTTGGGGTTTGAGCAACTGACAAAAATACAACATGTTGAGCTGTTTAATGGCATCGCTTCGGCCATTCATCAGCAAGGACACGGATTGACTGAGCTAACCTTTAGCAGTAGTTATGGTGTGCAACCTTTATTGACTCAGGCTGAAGTCGTTCACTTAACCGATGTTGCGTTACTCATAACTGGGTTTAATCAAGTCGTATTTTGCTGTGCGGTGCTAAGTGTGTTGCTGTTGAGTGCGCCGTTACTGTGGGTGAAGTCTGGGCCACTTGTGACTCGTTTGCCAGTATTCAACCCTTTTGGTTTGCTTTGCTTGTATGCGGGTGTCGGGTTTTCTATCTTGCTTGGTGTGGTGTTTGTTGGGCCAAAAGCAGTATTTTATTGGCTGCATGAGGTGGTCTTTCCTGCGCAGCACCAATGGTTTTTTTATTACCAAGACTCATTAATGACAACGTTAATGAAAGCCCCTGATTTATTTGGCATGATAACTTTAGGTTTATTGGGGTATATTGCAGTCATCACTCTGGTATGTACGTATGGGATCCGATCCTTGCTGGCCAAGGTAAAGCATTCGTATTGCCCTTAA
- a CDS encoding DUF3299 domain-containing protein produces MVSPVTFAEGKPKELYWEDLIPKGHVQVEAAAQANHEGAEQNWIQPNLDAPVVQALNNQLVSLPGFVVPLEGDDENITEFLLVPFFGACIHVPPPPPNQIVHVIIKDGVPIDSLYDAIVVTGTLSTKGWSGDIAQVGYTMSGIGVAPFEL; encoded by the coding sequence ATGGTGAGTCCTGTTACGTTTGCTGAGGGCAAACCCAAAGAACTCTACTGGGAAGACTTAATCCCCAAAGGGCATGTACAAGTCGAAGCTGCTGCGCAAGCCAATCACGAAGGAGCTGAACAAAACTGGATTCAGCCTAATTTAGATGCACCAGTTGTTCAAGCGCTCAATAATCAGCTTGTTAGTCTGCCAGGCTTTGTAGTGCCCTTAGAAGGTGATGATGAAAACATCACTGAGTTCCTCTTAGTGCCATTTTTTGGTGCCTGTATTCATGTGCCACCGCCGCCGCCAAATCAAATTGTCCATGTCATAATTAAAGATGGTGTACCCATCGACAGTCTCTATGATGCCATTGTAGTCACTGGCACTTTATCAACTAAAGGTTGGAGTGGTGATATTGCTCAAGTCGGCTATACCATGAGTGGTATTGGGGTGGCTCCATTTGAGCTTTAA
- a CDS encoding lipase secretion chaperone, whose translation MLSIQKLWKTSLLLVGVTLFGVVCYSLIFTTVTSSPVNEIDNLKSPLNLEQTLAPKERSKVEIYPLGFGNASSEVAWLDEQVRYFFDHKLYHYAESSQHVWRIFEQACLPLAHCDELRALFVRYIQYKAALKTIKLAQTSTFDLGNTLAGIDALQEQFFNEYEINALFYTERITQQQALERKAILTASGINNDVKQALLMAHLSSLPEAQRRVFSPTVSLTKVITLFKSDTLNDEHYTQLNDQFGDAAAQRLLNVRQKQADWQRRINSFNQKVNQIKILFEHDLHTQQLEIADLKNQSFTVQEQKRII comes from the coding sequence ATGTTGAGCATTCAAAAACTATGGAAAACTTCCCTATTATTAGTGGGAGTCACTCTGTTTGGGGTTGTCTGCTACTCATTGATCTTTACGACTGTAACAAGCTCACCAGTAAACGAGATTGATAATTTAAAAAGCCCATTAAATCTAGAGCAGACGTTAGCGCCAAAAGAACGGTCTAAAGTTGAGATTTATCCACTTGGATTTGGTAATGCTAGCAGTGAGGTCGCATGGCTTGATGAACAGGTGCGCTATTTTTTTGATCATAAACTGTATCATTATGCTGAATCTTCACAGCATGTTTGGCGTATATTTGAGCAAGCATGCCTTCCTTTAGCCCATTGTGATGAACTCAGGGCACTATTTGTCCGTTATATCCAATATAAAGCAGCATTAAAAACCATTAAGTTGGCGCAAACCTCCACTTTTGATTTAGGTAATACATTGGCAGGCATTGATGCCTTACAAGAGCAATTTTTTAACGAGTACGAAATCAACGCGTTGTTTTATACCGAGCGTATCACACAACAACAAGCCTTAGAGCGCAAAGCAATACTGACGGCGTCAGGTATAAATAACGATGTTAAGCAGGCTTTGTTAATGGCACATTTGTCATCATTACCTGAAGCCCAGCGCCGTGTGTTTTCGCCAACCGTGAGTTTGACCAAGGTGATTACACTGTTTAAAAGTGACACATTAAACGATGAGCATTACACACAACTCAATGATCAATTTGGCGATGCAGCAGCACAGCGACTTTTGAATGTTCGTCAAAAACAGGCAGATTGGCAGCGGCGTATCAATAGTTTTAACCAAAAAGTAAATCAAATCAAAATACTATTTGAGCATGACTTACATACTCAGCAGCTAGAAATTGCTGATTTAAAGAATCAGTCTTTTACAGTTCAAGAGCAAAAGAGAATTATTTGA
- a CDS encoding GNAT family N-acetyltransferase, protein MNNLTIRQAVIDDAATILRFVTELAIYEKAEHEVLATEQTIKETVFASQGHVNALICELNGEPIGMAIYFFNYSTWLAKPGLYLEDLYITEAKRGLGAGKLLLKRLANIAVTQGCGRFEWSCLDWNTPARDFYESIGAVAQTEWVGYRMSGQTLSTFAQ, encoded by the coding sequence ATGAACAACTTAACAATCCGCCAAGCTGTGATTGATGATGCGGCGACGATTTTACGATTTGTCACTGAGCTGGCTATTTATGAAAAAGCCGAGCATGAAGTGTTGGCAACAGAGCAAACAATTAAAGAGACCGTCTTTGCTAGTCAAGGCCATGTTAACGCCTTGATTTGCGAATTAAACGGCGAGCCCATTGGCATGGCGATTTACTTTTTTAATTATTCGACATGGTTAGCTAAACCCGGCTTATATTTGGAAGATTTATATATCACAGAGGCCAAACGTGGGTTAGGAGCGGGTAAATTATTACTCAAGCGATTAGCCAACATTGCAGTGACTCAAGGTTGCGGCCGTTTTGAATGGAGTTGCCTTGATTGGAATACCCCTGCTCGTGATTTTTATGAGTCTATCGGCGCGGTGGCACAAACTGAGTGGGTTGGGTATCGCATGTCAGGGCAAACTTTATCGACATTTGCACAATAG
- a CDS encoding GGDEF domain-containing protein, with translation MLRLGVIIVAIFACFFIAVNLAWFDMAPQLDWWSIVAEGAIFITLMVTLFSLGKLRANQEIYGYLTLGFCLILIAMLTEFLDEIFHHPTLLTAVFEDIFQVSGFILVAVGLKKWVHYNVKVNENLLQLAREDGLTGLFVRRFFLEQAQKQTALWQRNHQVFSILMLDIDRFKAVNDNFGHDGGDQVLVALAELLKETLRSTDLVSRWGGEEFIVLLPDTERTQAIEIAEKIRDKVANLSVSHHRHTIEITISIGITQIEQDDLDIHEVINRADLLLYQAKENGRNRCESALSQGK, from the coding sequence ATGCTGCGTTTGGGTGTGATCATTGTTGCTATTTTTGCTTGCTTTTTTATTGCGGTAAACTTGGCTTGGTTTGACATGGCTCCTCAACTCGATTGGTGGAGTATTGTCGCTGAAGGTGCCATTTTTATTACCTTAATGGTGACGCTTTTTTCGTTGGGTAAACTGCGTGCAAATCAAGAAATCTATGGTTATCTAACTCTCGGTTTTTGCTTGATCCTCATTGCGATGTTAACCGAGTTCTTAGATGAAATCTTTCATCATCCCACTTTACTGACTGCCGTATTTGAAGATATTTTCCAAGTCAGTGGATTTATTTTAGTGGCAGTTGGATTAAAAAAGTGGGTGCACTACAACGTAAAAGTGAATGAAAACTTGCTACAACTTGCCCGTGAAGATGGCTTGACAGGCTTATTTGTACGGCGGTTCTTTTTAGAACAAGCTCAAAAACAGACTGCTTTGTGGCAACGTAATCATCAAGTTTTTTCTATTTTGATGCTCGACATCGATAGGTTCAAAGCCGTTAATGATAACTTTGGTCACGATGGGGGCGATCAGGTCTTGGTTGCCTTGGCTGAGTTACTAAAAGAAACTCTGCGTAGTACTGATTTGGTATCTCGCTGGGGGGGCGAAGAATTTATCGTGTTATTGCCAGATACTGAGCGTACTCAAGCAATTGAGATCGCAGAAAAAATCCGAGATAAAGTAGCCAATCTGTCGGTTTCTCATCATCGTCATACCATAGAGATCACCATCAGTATTGGTATCACACAAATAGAGCAAGATGATCTAGATATTCATGAAGTGATTAATCGCGCCGATCTACTGTTGTATCAAGCCAAAGAAAATGGCCGAAATCGCTGTGAAAGTGCACTTTCGCAGGGAAAATAA
- a CDS encoding manganese-dependent inorganic pyrophosphatase, translated as MSMYVVGHKIPDSDSICGAIALAYLKNQIGEPAIASRLGELSPETAFILDKFGFDAPELKMSYAGEDVYIVDHSEITQAPDDISEATIVGIVDHHKLGDLTTSTPLECWIRPVGCSNTIIKMMYDFYNVEIPKEIAGIMMCAILSDTVIFKSPTCTTADIKCVEALAEIAGIENFKALGMEMFKVKSAVEGTPARDLVMRDFKDFNMNGNLVGIGQLEVIDLSVFDDIKADLEADIAKLKAEGNRHSVFLLLTDIMKEGSQILIASDDASIVERAYGVTPEAGRAWLDGVLSRKKQVVPPLQDAFAK; from the coding sequence ATGTCAATGTATGTAGTCGGTCATAAAATCCCAGATTCGGATTCTATTTGTGGTGCAATCGCGCTCGCGTATCTAAAAAATCAAATCGGCGAGCCTGCTATCGCCTCTCGTTTAGGTGAATTATCACCTGAAACTGCGTTTATTCTGGATAAATTTGGTTTTGACGCACCAGAATTAAAAATGAGCTATGCCGGCGAAGACGTGTACATCGTTGACCATTCAGAAATCACACAAGCACCCGATGACATCAGCGAAGCAACCATTGTTGGCATTGTTGATCACCATAAGTTAGGGGATTTAACAACATCGACCCCCCTTGAATGTTGGATCCGTCCTGTAGGCTGTAGTAACACCATCATTAAAATGATGTATGATTTTTATAACGTTGAAATTCCAAAAGAAATTGCAGGCATTATGATGTGCGCAATTTTAAGTGATACGGTTATTTTCAAATCACCCACGTGCACCACTGCAGACATTAAATGTGTTGAAGCCCTCGCAGAAATTGCAGGCATTGAAAATTTCAAAGCGCTCGGTATGGAAATGTTTAAAGTCAAATCAGCAGTTGAAGGCACGCCAGCTCGCGATCTTGTCATGCGTGACTTTAAAGATTTCAACATGAATGGCAACTTAGTTGGCATTGGTCAGCTTGAAGTAATTGATTTATCTGTGTTTGATGACATTAAAGCTGATTTAGAAGCGGATATCGCTAAACTAAAAGCTGAAGGCAACCGTCACTCTGTGTTTTTATTGTTAACAGACATCATGAAAGAAGGGTCGCAAATCTTAATTGCCTCTGATGACGCAAGCATTGTTGAACGTGCCTACGGTGTAACGCCAGAAGCGGGTCGTGCTTGGTTAGACGGCGTATTAAGCCGTAAAAAGCAAGTCGTACCACCACTTCAAGATGCATTTGCAAAATGA
- a CDS encoding S41 family peptidase, with protein sequence MKFKALSVALAFAVPTMVNAFELLPLKEVREQVRFVELTDIEKVTLVEQAKLVLEQIYVNQHQKNEYYGVSPTADGHLDPIKTINDIAANVAHLSTAQLHTQLSQLFISQRDLHLNYTLPAPFGEHQSYLPFNFDRVTHNGDEFAVALSSVWGSFAARFPGQPVPQVGDLVVAYQGEPIAQAVKSRQAKSAGANPYAGFARTLNDMRFQSHRSTTLPQDDTVTVTLESASTGELYDVTVDWLLYHPVKIGGAAIAENTSDQAKNDSADNSPIINSDAQALLEILPQSAQTQSYYDGFELARDTEIQMGEIAPSPVSAWPANNRAPGGAYYFDTVNYKGQTIGYLNISTFAPQLNWVNELFGIRDVVAAAQNTTDALVIDVRNNGGGYVLLSEMLPQLFIPQETKAHDYRLLNSPLNQYIYTQTAYGQSEPEFAASLAEVAGTDTKYSRNVPLTPSFYANSFKQVYSKPVAVLSNARSYSATDLFVCGMQDNDAAVIYGEDPQTGAGGASVRTHSSFIADFGAPFAALPQDISIRSSYMQTVRFGHHVGQLIEDYGCIADVRVDRTQADIVTLNQTQQEKVLDGLLSQAKARASGTPLAADASGLAVSAEQLILPVRMKNTGLVRISVASSLFVEPITLTTQYVGVYGNERVYNLQLPAELAGLKGAATYLFLEGLDEGKQPLWNNKQLLRIN encoded by the coding sequence ATGAAATTCAAAGCACTTTCGGTGGCGCTGGCTTTTGCTGTGCCGACCATGGTGAACGCTTTTGAGCTTTTACCATTAAAAGAAGTTCGCGAACAAGTGCGCTTTGTAGAACTAACAGACATCGAAAAAGTCACGTTAGTTGAACAAGCCAAGCTGGTACTTGAACAAATCTATGTGAATCAACATCAAAAGAACGAATATTATGGCGTTTCTCCTACTGCTGACGGCCATTTAGATCCGATTAAGACCATTAATGACATCGCTGCCAATGTTGCCCATTTATCAACAGCGCAGTTGCATACACAATTGAGTCAGCTATTTATCTCTCAGCGTGATTTACATTTAAACTACACATTGCCGGCACCATTTGGTGAGCATCAAAGCTATTTACCATTCAACTTTGATCGTGTTACTCACAATGGTGATGAGTTTGCAGTGGCACTTAGTAGTGTATGGGGCTCGTTTGCCGCTCGATTTCCTGGGCAACCTGTGCCACAAGTCGGTGATCTAGTGGTGGCTTATCAAGGTGAGCCAATTGCCCAAGCAGTTAAAAGCCGCCAAGCTAAAAGTGCAGGGGCAAACCCGTATGCAGGATTTGCCCGCACCTTAAATGACATGCGCTTTCAAAGTCATCGCTCAACCACTCTCCCGCAAGATGATACGGTTACCGTCACGTTAGAGTCTGCATCAACTGGTGAGTTATATGATGTCACGGTTGATTGGTTACTCTACCACCCAGTTAAAATTGGCGGTGCAGCAATTGCTGAAAATACGTCTGATCAGGCAAAAAATGACAGCGCTGACAATTCACCAATTATCAATTCAGATGCCCAAGCGCTGCTTGAGATATTACCGCAGTCTGCCCAGACACAAAGTTACTATGATGGCTTTGAGTTAGCCCGTGACACTGAAATACAAATGGGTGAAATTGCGCCTTCACCAGTGAGTGCATGGCCTGCGAATAACCGTGCACCTGGTGGCGCGTATTATTTCGATACCGTGAACTACAAAGGGCAAACTATTGGTTACTTAAACATTAGTACCTTTGCGCCACAGCTTAATTGGGTCAATGAACTGTTCGGTATTCGTGATGTGGTGGCAGCTGCGCAAAATACCACCGATGCCCTAGTAATCGACGTGCGAAACAATGGCGGAGGTTATGTGCTTTTGTCTGAAATGCTGCCGCAATTATTTATTCCACAAGAAACCAAAGCCCATGATTACCGTTTATTAAACTCACCATTAAATCAGTATATTTATACTCAAACTGCATATGGTCAGAGTGAGCCTGAGTTCGCAGCATCGCTTGCTGAAGTCGCTGGCACTGACACAAAATATTCACGCAATGTGCCATTAACACCTTCGTTTTATGCAAACTCATTTAAGCAAGTTTATAGCAAACCTGTGGCTGTCCTCAGCAATGCCCGTAGTTACTCAGCAACTGATTTATTTGTCTGCGGTATGCAAGATAATGATGCCGCGGTAATTTATGGTGAAGATCCGCAAACCGGTGCCGGTGGTGCATCGGTAAGAACCCACAGCAGTTTTATTGCTGATTTTGGTGCGCCTTTTGCTGCTTTACCGCAAGATATTTCAATTCGTTCGTCCTACATGCAGACCGTTCGCTTTGGTCACCATGTAGGCCAGTTAATTGAAGATTATGGCTGTATTGCCGATGTACGCGTTGATCGTACCCAAGCTGATATCGTCACACTAAACCAAACTCAGCAAGAAAAAGTGCTCGATGGCTTATTATCACAAGCAAAAGCACGTGCCAGCGGCACACCGCTTGCGGCTGATGCCAGTGGTTTAGCTGTTTCGGCAGAGCAATTAATACTACCTGTTCGCATGAAAAACACAGGGTTAGTGCGTATTTCTGTCGCGTCGAGCTTATTTGTTGAGCCAATCACCTTAACCACACAATATGTTGGCGTATACGGTAACGAACGCGTGTATAACTTGCAGTTACCTGCCGAACTTGCTGGTTTAAAAGGTGCTGCCACCTATTTATTCCTTGAAGGGTTAGATGAAGGCAAGCAACCTCTTTGGAATAACAAACAATTATTACGTATTAACTAA
- the mutM gene encoding bifunctional DNA-formamidopyrimidine glycosylase/DNA-(apurinic or apyrimidinic site) lyase has protein sequence MPELPEVEVSRMGIAPHLTDKVVNAVRIYHPTLRWPIPEEVSSIAGHKIRMVTRRAKYLSLVTDIGSVILHLGMSGNLRVVAKEEPLKKHDHIEFEIETGVVLRLNDPRRFGACLWQEPGQNHAVFAKLGPEPLTDEFDAPYLFAHAQGKKVPIKQFIMDNKYVVGVGNIYANESLFEAKIHPQAPSGTLTLAQFECLVPIIKQTLQKAITQGGTTLKDFAQSDGKPGYFAQELKIYGRKGKPCVVCQQLIEEVRLGQRSTVFCSNCQLL, from the coding sequence ATGCCTGAATTACCCGAAGTTGAAGTAAGCCGAATGGGCATTGCCCCCCATTTAACCGATAAAGTTGTCAATGCGGTTCGCATTTATCATCCAACACTCCGCTGGCCTATTCCCGAAGAAGTCAGCTCCATTGCGGGACATAAAATCCGAATGGTGACACGACGAGCTAAATATCTTTCTTTGGTGACAGATATTGGTTCCGTGATCCTTCATTTAGGTATGTCGGGCAATCTTCGCGTGGTTGCCAAAGAGGAGCCACTGAAAAAACATGATCACATTGAATTTGAAATCGAAACAGGGGTTGTTTTGCGGCTTAATGATCCCCGTCGATTTGGCGCATGCTTATGGCAAGAGCCCGGCCAAAACCATGCCGTGTTTGCCAAACTTGGGCCTGAGCCGCTGACAGATGAATTTGATGCCCCTTATCTTTTTGCACACGCACAGGGTAAAAAAGTGCCCATTAAGCAATTTATTATGGATAACAAATATGTTGTGGGAGTGGGGAACATTTACGCTAATGAATCGTTATTTGAAGCGAAAATTCACCCGCAGGCCCCGTCAGGTACGCTGACTTTAGCGCAATTTGAATGTTTAGTGCCAATCATTAAACAAACCCTGCAAAAAGCCATTACCCAAGGAGGAACAACGTTAAAAGACTTTGCACAATCAGATGGTAAACCGGGTTATTTTGCGCAAGAGCTGAAAATTTATGGCCGCAAAGGAAAGCCTTGTGTGGTCTGTCAGCAGTTAATCGAAGAGGTGAGGCTTGGACAGCGCAGTACCGTTTTTTGCTCTAATTGCCAGCTATTGTAA
- a CDS encoding YfcC family protein, whose product MGQTFKVPHTLILLLGMMVVALFATWLVPQGFFETSLTETGREMVVAGTYQTVAERHYLTPWDLLKAIPRAFAAAQDVIFFVLIVGGVLAIARATGTVDALIGRLLERHGSQPQRLIFMVVFCFALASSSIGTAGEYIPFVLILVALCKAMRLDAMTAVGMIVAGYGIGYGVSAFNPFTVLIAQQIAEIPVYSGLWLRLAIFIPFVLIGFHHVWQYAKKVSEDPSKSMMIDVPCPLAGQEQPSYPQLETRHKLILGSFIITLTIAVWGIATQGWYLYELGGVFIAWGAVIAVLGRLSADETANRFIEGVSDLVTTAVLIGVARGIALILEDGQILHSLVHGMSLPLSYVSAEISAIGMLVIQTILNTFIPSGSGQAYVTMPLMAPLGDLVGVPRQVAVLAYQFGDGFSNMIIPTNAVLMGILGMAGVPYGHWFRFCLPLLLKLMLAASIVLVLAVMFGYGLDVQPTAVTG is encoded by the coding sequence ATGGGCCAAACATTCAAAGTACCTCATACCTTGATTTTATTGCTCGGTATGATGGTAGTTGCCCTCTTTGCTACTTGGTTAGTACCACAAGGTTTTTTTGAAACAAGCTTAACTGAAACTGGCCGTGAAATGGTCGTTGCGGGAACCTATCAAACCGTCGCTGAGCGACACTACCTAACCCCGTGGGACTTACTAAAAGCCATTCCACGCGCGTTTGCTGCAGCACAAGATGTGATCTTTTTTGTATTAATCGTCGGGGGCGTATTAGCGATTGCCCGTGCCACAGGCACAGTTGATGCGTTAATCGGTCGTTTATTAGAGCGCCATGGCAGCCAACCACAGCGCCTTATTTTTATGGTGGTGTTCTGTTTTGCTTTGGCATCAAGCAGTATTGGTACAGCTGGTGAATATATTCCATTTGTGTTGATTTTAGTGGCCTTGTGTAAAGCAATGCGCCTCGATGCCATGACAGCTGTGGGCATGATTGTCGCAGGCTACGGCATTGGTTATGGTGTGTCGGCATTTAATCCTTTCACTGTGCTGATTGCGCAACAAATTGCTGAAATCCCTGTTTATTCTGGTTTATGGTTACGCTTAGCGATTTTCATTCCTTTTGTATTAATTGGTTTTCATCATGTTTGGCAATACGCTAAGAAGGTTTCTGAAGATCCAAGCAAGTCGATGATGATTGATGTCCCTTGCCCATTAGCAGGTCAAGAGCAGCCAAGCTATCCACAACTTGAAACACGTCATAAACTGATTTTAGGCAGCTTCATTATTACCTTAACTATTGCCGTATGGGGCATCGCGACCCAAGGCTGGTACTTATATGAGTTAGGTGGAGTTTTTATCGCATGGGGCGCTGTCATTGCTGTGTTAGGCCGCTTAAGTGCTGATGAAACAGCGAACCGCTTCATTGAAGGAGTCTCTGATCTGGTCACCACTGCGGTATTAATTGGTGTCGCACGCGGTATTGCACTCATTCTCGAAGATGGTCAAATTCTTCATTCTTTAGTGCATGGTATGTCTTTACCACTGTCATATGTCAGTGCCGAGATTTCAGCCATTGGTATGCTCGTGATTCAAACCATCCTCAATACCTTTATTCCATCGGGATCTGGCCAAGCCTATGTCACGATGCCATTAATGGCACCTTTAGGTGACTTAGTCGGTGTGCCACGTCAAGTCGCTGTGTTAGCTTATCAATTTGGCGATGGTTTCTCGAATATGATCATCCCAACCAATGCCGTATTAATGGGTATTTTAGGAATGGCGGGGGTGCCGTATGGCCACTGGTTCCGTTTTTGTTTACCGTTGCTACTAAAATTAATGCTCGCAGCTTCGATTGTGTTAGTACTGGCGGTGATGTTTGGCTACGGGTTAGATGTCCAGCCAACCGCTGTAACGGGCTAG
- a CDS encoding esterase/lipase family protein, whose amino-acid sequence MKLLLPLMLAISVFYSQMAHANYTKTKYPIVLVHGIFGFDDIVGIDYFYGIPQALTSDGAQVFVASVSAANSSELRGEQLLAQVEYILALTGAEKVNVFGHSQGAQTVRYVASVKPELVASVTSIGGANWGSKVADIVRNTVPEGSFTEAFAETLANSFAAIISFFSGQGMHPQDALAALEVLTTSGTLSFNQKYPEGLPSHYCGEGEMLASNGVMYFSWSGSKGLTNILDPLDGAIGLLSLAFNEPSDGLVSSCSSHLGLVIKDNYKMNHLDEINHSFGLHHLFETDPVTVYRRHANRLKNLGL is encoded by the coding sequence ATGAAATTGCTTTTGCCCTTGATGTTAGCGATAAGCGTCTTTTACTCACAAATGGCGCATGCCAATTACACAAAAACCAAGTATCCAATCGTACTCGTGCACGGTATTTTTGGCTTTGATGACATTGTTGGTATTGATTATTTTTATGGTATACCACAGGCGTTAACATCCGATGGTGCCCAAGTATTTGTAGCCTCGGTCTCTGCAGCCAATAGCTCTGAATTGCGTGGTGAGCAATTATTGGCACAAGTCGAATATATCTTGGCCCTGACAGGGGCAGAAAAAGTCAACGTATTTGGGCATAGTCAAGGCGCACAAACAGTACGATATGTCGCATCAGTCAAGCCGGAATTAGTGGCATCAGTGACCAGCATTGGTGGTGCCAATTGGGGGAGTAAAGTCGCTGATATAGTCCGTAACACTGTACCTGAAGGCTCTTTCACCGAAGCGTTTGCCGAAACGTTGGCCAATAGCTTCGCAGCTATTATTAGCTTTTTTTCTGGTCAAGGAATGCACCCTCAAGATGCACTCGCTGCGTTAGAAGTGTTAACAACCTCAGGGACATTATCCTTTAATCAAAAATACCCTGAAGGTTTACCCAGCCATTATTGTGGTGAAGGAGAAATGCTGGCTAGCAATGGCGTGATGTACTTTTCATGGAGTGGGTCTAAAGGCCTCACAAACATACTTGATCCACTCGATGGTGCAATTGGCTTGTTATCGTTGGCGTTTAATGAGCCAAGTGATGGACTAGTATCAAGTTGTAGTAGTCATTTAGGATTAGTGATTAAAGATAACTACAAAATGAATCATCTTGATGAAATAAACCACAGCTTTGGTCTTCATCATTTATTCGAGACCGATCCTGTCACTGTCTATCGCCGTCATGCCAATCGACTGAAAAATTTAGGTTTATAA